The sequence below is a genomic window from Dermacentor andersoni chromosome 6, qqDerAnde1_hic_scaffold, whole genome shotgun sequence.
TCGGATCACCGGGGGCTCtgaactccggagggggctcagGCCCCGGCgacgtccccctcccccccccctcgtaGTTGGCGTCTAtgtctgtatatattcatcatcatggccacaGCTGTCTCATGGCCACAGCCAtatatattacagcgaagctgtctattgcAAGGATCTGGGGGAAACAAAACTTGTCCGAGATGGTGACAAATTTAAATCATGTGGGCCAATCCTGGTGATCGtgaagaaagggtccaagctcaatggcacatacccctgtgggctcgctGGTCGATGACGATGCATGTCGAAACGTCGGTGTATAAGGTAAAAAATATAAAGGAAAGGAAATAAAGCAAGGAAACGAAAAATAAAGATAAGGAAAGATGAAACAAATTGCGAAGTTACGTGCTTGTGCCTTTATTCAACCCATATAGCACAACCACCATATAGAACTTCGTATCGCTATTGAGCAGTACAGCTTCGgtggtcttccatcttcacatagtggaggGGCTCTGAATTTTATCCATGCATAACTACACAAATCACTAACCCCGGTATTCAGAAACGCATCCATCCTCGACTAACGTGACGCCTGGCGTGGAGCGTAccgaagacgctcattgcgttttcTTCGGctcgttcacgacaggcgtcatttagaccaagtcaagcatgggcttcaagtaaaGGTGCACTTCGGGAAAATGGGGTTAGTCACAGGTCGAGTGACACGACTAGCTACCACAGCGAAGTTACTGTGAATTCACTCATTCACACTTGCCGGCTATTCCTCAGTGAGGGGAAAGACGAACAAAGTTAGTGATTAATTATCGTGATGACCAGCGTGGTACGCACGGGAAAGATCAATAAAACAGTCTCGACGTCCAGTCGTGTGCAAACCACGGAAAGCAAACAGACATTACACtcaggttaaccagatatgaaaCAAACTTTTTTATCATCAGGTACCGttcatggtggccgcatttcgataaagccaaaatgcaaaaaataaaaaataggaaAGAGAAAACGTACGTACACCGCGCAGCGGGccaacgttaaagaaccccaagtgattcaaattattccagagtccccactacggcgaaCCCCATGATcggatcgcggttttggcacgtaaaaccccagaaataatTTTTGAAAACTACTTCTTCCCCTGCAATTATTGCTCATGCAGTCACTCCTAAAGCAGTTGCTAGCGTGCCATTGTTTACGTTTTGTAGATTCCTCATTTCACCTACACGGTGCGGTcgctctgtggctatggtgttcggattctgagcacgaggtcgcgggttgaaTTCTCGACTTCGATGTCTTCCATTTGCTGGGGGCTAAATAAAAAAGTTTTTGTACTTCGGTTCAAGtgaatatctatctatctatctatctatctatctatctatctatctatatctatgtatctatctatctatatctatctatctatctatctatatctatgtatctatctatctatatctatgtatctatccatctatatctatgtatctatctatctatatctatgtatctatctatctatctatgtatgtatctatgtatctatgaatctatctatctatctatatctatgtatctatctctatcaatctatctatctctatcaatctatctatcaATCTAACCTGCCAATCCATCAGTGAATTAATGAAACCCTTTCGCGTCACCTTGAATAGGTGCACATTTCGAAGAATCAGTCACTCAATGAATCAACAAATCACTCAACCACTCAATCAGTCAGTCTATCCATTTATATACTTGACtatatttcaataaataaataaataaatcccttTCGCCTCACCTTGAATAGGGTGCACACCTCGAAGTACGCCAGCAGTCCTGGCGTATTGGTCAGTGGCCCCTCGAGTCCGGGCAACGTCGTGTTCGACTCGACCCGCAGTGTGGCCGTGTCCATCTCGAGCGAGACGAGCAGCTGCCTACGGGGCAGCCCGGAAATGATCGCCTGGCGGACCGTCTCCAGCGGCAGGCCCGCCTCCGGGGTGACGTCGGCGGCGGCAGGTGCATCCGGAAGGCCTTCCAAGACCTGGTGGAAGAACGCCTCGTGCTGCTTCCGGTTCCGGATGACGAGGAAGTCGACGAACGGCTTCAGCCGCTTTCCGAACGCCTTCTGGTGCGTCAGTGCGGAATACTCCTCCACCACCGCCACGAGAATCAGGTTGGCCTGGGCGTAATCAGGGCCGTTCGAAAGCGGGGATGAACACAAATCAGGGCCTGTAGGCAGGTGAACTTCGAATAATAACAATTAAAAACAAGGCGTGTCAAGCAAAATCGACGCGAAAGATGTCAAGATCGACGTGTGCGATATATGTATTCATAACTATTGAAATTGGGGGCGTTAGAAATGTTGCAATGTTGCATAACTTCACGATATTTCTGAATTATTTGCGTCATTTTCTTCGTTCCATTGTCAGAGCTTACCTTTCTTTTCTGCCCCGGACCCTCTATTTATTTTCGTGTATTcgtgtcgcgtttttttttttttcgttcgctctttcattaACTCTACCAAAAGCCATGGAAAGGGCAGCGTTGTGGCTTCCTCTTCCGGTACGAGCATTGTAAGCACACACGCATTACCGTTCCTGCTGAACACCTATGTGCATACCACCACACCATTGAACCAGAGCTGATGTGAGCACAACGGAAGGTGAATGTGAAACTAAGTCTATCTAATCCTTATGGCTTCCCGTTGGCCTCATCTCGTGCGCTATCGAGGTGCCACGCCGGCGTTCCACAGCGGACCAGCGTTGTGACCATGGCCTCCAAGACTCGCGCGCGCCTGCTGGTTTGTTTATCTTTtgcctctcggtgagcgcaaatctcggaggccacattGGGATGCGCTTTGTAACTGCCAGCGCGCCGTATTTGTTGAGCAGCATAGCATTTTTCTCGCGTTCTTTTCCTCACGGTTTCGTGCCTCTCCGTATCGTGTAACAGAAACTTGTTTATCCACCTCACATAGTTAACGAAAAACGCAAACGCGCCAAGGTAGAAAAGAGATTGACAGGGAACGACCGCATCCCTGTccgtttcttttgtttcttgtgcTTGCGTGTCTTCTTTTTTAATACTAAACTTCTTTAAAATAAGCAAACAATGCATTCAGCAAACGCATGACAGTTTACGCTCAAATGATTCAGTTGTGTGCGTTTCAATAAACACATCTGCGTCATGTTTGTTCCAATTGACTATAGTTTTCACCAGAAAGGAAAACTTGAAGGCATCAACGCGCAGCACATAGGGCATTACAGCATGAGGGCGACGTGTACGTGGGGACACTCGTCCAGGGGGACGCAAGTATAGTCTGGAGTCCAAATTGAATTTATTGTTGTACAGTTGGTACAAGAATTTAAACCTGGCTATTTTTCTGCGCGTTGCGAGTTCGGGCAAGCCGGCACGAGGTGATAACGCAGAGACAGACTGCGTCTTTTGATGAGCATTAAAGATAAGCCGTGCGGCTAGTCTTTGAATTCGTTCCAGTTTACTTATCAAGCCCACTTGGTGCGGATCCCAGACTATACATGCGCATTCCAGTGTGGGCCGTACAACTGTTTCGTACGCCGAGCATCTGAGAGGAATGGTTCGCCGCGCGCGTACCTGCTTGAAGAGCGTGTGCATCTTCTTGAGCAGCCGGATCATCGCACCGCGTTGAGACTCCGGCACGGGGAACATGCCCTCGACCACTAGCCCGTGCAGCTGGTTCGAGAGCAGCCACTTGACCAGGTTTCGCGCGAACACCATGGCGAGCATCTCGTTGTTCAGGTCGCTGTCGATCCAGTCGAGTATGTGGCGGCGCCCGTGCTGGTCCTGCTCGGCGTCAACGTACACGAGCACCTGCCGGATGGGTGCGACGCGGAACGTCGTTCTCgctgagctttctttttttttttccttcctttctttcattcattctttactttcttgaagggggggggggggagagggggttgGAGGCGTAGTCGAGTACTTGACATCCCGAACGTCATTCCCTATTCATTTAgatgtgtgcgaatattcgaagaTTTCGAACATGGAGTCGATTATTTGTCTTGTTCGATTTGGTCCCCGAACCGAATAGTAACTATCCCTAAaacccaaatatatatatatacatatatatatatatatattttttttctcggatGTCTTTCGAATACTATGCGTCgtcgactaaaaaaaaaaaacatacacgaAGAAACACGAAATTTAAGCAAGAAATGCGATAACTTTTTGTCCCATGTACGGATGGACATAACGCACTATAGAATGCGCTGCGTCGCTCACACAGGGAGGCTTTCCCGACTAAACAAGATCACTCACAATATAGGTATTGTGCAGACACAGCATGGGCTGTGGGCACTGCTGGCACTATTTACATATGCAGAAGACGGCACGAATTTTTTATTTGGTCGCGAAGGTATACAAACATATTAGCTAGGATAACAAGGCTGTCTTTGTAGGCTTTCTATGACAATGCACGACTGCGTATGCTCTGAAGAGCTTCGAGTTTGCGAACAACAAACTGCTTAGTTGTTCCTAACGCTCCTTCTGTGCTTTGTAATTTGCAGCGTAATGGCAGAAGCAATTTATTTCTGGGAATACTAATATGTGAAATTTGTTTAATAGTGGCGTTGAAAAGGCTATACATTATCCGAAAACAATTCGAAGAATTTTTAAGTAGATTCGCTGCTGTCTCTATTCTATTCGTATTTCATTCAGTCTCAAATATTCCTATTCGCAGACCACTAGGATATCATATGTCATCAACGTTGTCGCCGAAGGTAAACAAATCGCGTTAACGCGCTACACTTAAGCGCGTCATCCGCACACATTGTTGAGCAGAACTGTGCCCGATGACTAAACCGTGCTGTCAGCAGCAAAAGTGGGTGAACGACCTTACAAGGCTTGGCCTTCAATATTACTTGAGGGCCATACTGATCCTCTTCATCTCACGAGGTTAATAGGCGTTGATGAGACCTAATTTCAGCTTTCAACGGCTAACAACGACCTCATCTCGTCCTCATCTCACCGTAATTATTGAGATTTCTATGAGAATTCAATATTATTCGTGATACTGAATGTCAACCTCTATGTGGAGATTTCGGTCGGAAGATAGTTTAAGCTAATTTCTCGAGTTCGGGGCCTGAAACTATATGCAAAATATAACTTGTTACCTTTCCTTTCTACGTATAAAACGTTGTGTGTTCTGATGCCGCTGATGCAGAAGGCTTACAGCTGTCACTCAGCGGAATAAGTGCAATTCTTCGTGAAACGTTTGGTAAGTACAATGTTTCGGCTGCAAAGCATGCTTTGTAAAGACTTCTTGTAGCTTGGGTAACCTACACCTAAATGTACACGTATTTTTAAGAGACAACAATCTCTACAGACAAAATAACGTCTCCAAGATACCGCGGATAACGTGGACTCATCTAAACATTAAGAACAAAGGCActcctgagcaaccacggccatCTCTAACCTGGAAACTTGACATCCCCGAGCATTTGGCCTCACGCGACCACAAACCCGCAGATGAGGTCGAGGTCAAAATTGTCGACGTCATTCGCAAAATATCTAGCCTTGCCAACGTTGCCTCACACATTATGCGGTTGGGATCAAATCGAAGTTGAGGCCGCGGCTCCGTGAGGTCGGACTTTCGCGAAATTTACGCTTGTGGTCGGGAGACATGCGGGTTTTCCCGCAAGCAGTCTGATAATCATTTGTGTACGCGCGTGTTTGATTTGTTATTCGGCTACGCATGCTGTGTTGCGCGAAGCGGCGCGCACGACGTCAATCACGCATTTGTTAAGACTCTCGCACACGCTAACGACCGCCGTGTGGGCCGCGAGAGGCGCTGGTTAACATTCCCAGAGCTATGTAGCCGTAGTAGACATACAGAAATACCTAAGAAAGTAGACGGAAGGATGGTGCCGAAGATTGCTTAATATTAAGGCCGCGCGTGCGCAGAGCAAGACACGTGGGAAACCAGCTgctggaagtttttttttttttcgttcaatttCGTTTCCGTGTTCTCTATTATTTCTACACAATAACTTAAATGAACAGTTGACTTTCCAAATGCGTCTTCTGGCTTTGTTGTCCGCTTGCTACTGTGGCTGTAAGAAACAAGTCTTTgtaacgaatatatatatatatatatatatatattcgttacAAAGACTTGTTTCTTACAGCCACAGTAGCAAGCGGACAACAAAGCCAGAAGACGCATTTGGAAAGTCAACtgttcatttatatatatatatatatatatatatatatatatattgcggcaATGGAACGTCACATAGGATACCAGGATTATTATTATGCGCGTGCCTCTCTTGCACCCAAGAATGTACCGGCGAGTGCGTGCGCGAAGCAATTTCGATAATTTCGAATAGCATTTTAAAGCCGTGCCGGCCAATCTTATTGAAAGGTCGGCCCGAGTTCCGCCCCAGTCGATGCACTTATGGCTACACGTGCGTATTCTGTGTATACATTTCTCTTTGTCCAACTCCGAGCCTTCACCTGGTAGGACTTTGGTGGAGAAGTTCGAAAATAGTCTTTCGATGTGCTCTCACTTTGAATACCCTCGTCTGACACGTGCTTTTTGCTAGCAGAACTGACGTATACCGACCCTTTAGAAGAGAGCAGTGTAGGCACATGTAGTCGGTGCATGACTCGATGACACGCCGCCAAGTTTGATTATACAGATGCATCCTGCAACCTGGCCACAGCACCTTTATGGCGCACGCCATCAAGTCACGTCGCTCACTCAGCTTGCAAAAGAAAGAATCACTTCTCTTGAAAAAACACAGCTGTGTAGATATACTGCCTATTTGTGGGCCGGGGACGTTGCGACGCCGTCTCACACCGGTAAATGTGCGACCACCGCTGATTAACTGATTATTTACATAGAGAGATATACAGAAGTTATAAGGGAAGGCACGAAGGCTGATTAGATTgagcccgattggctaccctgcactgggtaaGAATCAAATGGGACTGAAATATGGGAAGGAAGAGATCGCATTATGCACGGACACGCGCAATGGCGCCTTAATGGCCGAGTTCGTTACAAGCTGTCACACAAGCCGGTGTATCTCAAGCAACGCAGAAGCGCTTTTGTGGCTGTGCTCAGCGCACACGTACGATGACCACGGTACCAGGATCTTCGGTAAAGGGCCAGTCGTTTACTCTCCCTAAAGCTGCCCGAAGGAAAAGCGATGACCTCAGAGAAACCTGTTGTGATTTTGGAGTTGAGGCCTATCACTGCTCGAGATGATGTCAGCCTAGTAGAAATTTTGAACGGTCTGGAGATCGTTGATCATCAGTCTAATTTGGGAATTTTATGACCATCGCGACGCGTCGTCAAGCAATCCTCCAGTCACTCCTGCCTGTGGTCAACCGACTACGTACTATGCCTGCAAGCTTCCCAATTTCATCATGTTACCTAATTCTTCGCTGTACACGGCTGCGTTCCCCTTCCCTGTAACACTGTAATCACTGTAACAGACCACTGGCTATCTTTTCTACGCATCAGACGATGCCCAGCTTCGTATCTTCCTCTTATCTCCGCTAGAATATCGGCTGCACTCATTGGCTCTCTATTACATAACCCTGTCTCCTTGTCTGTTCAATTACGTCCATGATTTCTCGTTCAATCGCTCGCTGCGTGGTTTTCAGCTCCTAATTACGAGATAACAacaatgtccactgcaggacgaaggcatctcccaggAATCTCCAACTATACCCCGATCTCGTGTCCAACCAATTCCATCATCGGGCtcgaaaatttcctaatttcggcACACCACCTAGTTCTCCGGTCAGCCTgagctgcgcttcccttcccattGGCACCTGTTCTGTAAAGCTATGACGAACTAGCCTTTCCTTCACATTTGCTCTTCAAATTGCGGTGACACGTCACCGGTGCTCTAGTCATTAATTTCCTTCCCACACCGCAGGGGAACGTATAAAGAAGAAAACGTGTTTCATTCGGCCGTACCTGCAGGGCCTTCCTCTTCTTCAGATACTCCATGCTCGCGTACAGGCTCGGGTGCTGGGCGCGCTGGTAGGCGTCGTAGTTGAGCATGTCGTCGAACCAGTCGTCCAGGGCGTGCAGCGGGAACACCACGTGGGTGCACACGTTGGCCGGCACGTCGTGCACCGTGTACCGGTAATTGCCGGGCCTCGCGAAGGCGCTCAGGTTCAGGTGGCAGAACACGGCCGGGTTCCCGCTGTCCAGAAGCGCGGCGCGGCCGCCGCGCGCTGACGCCAGGAACGCCACCTCGCTGTCCATCTCGATGTCCGACGCCACCACGTCCTTGAGGAAGTTGATGCGCCGCAGGTAGTTGAGCAGGGCCCCTGCGTGCCGCgggaacgaggaaaaaaaaaagagatgtcgCGGACACAGACGTCTCTTTAACGTAGCTGGCTGTGTCAGATGGCACCGCTGTTTCGTTGCAGCgtaatctaattttttttttaggcgaAAGCCTTAAACCTGTTTCatggtcgcgttgtgaggtacagaaaatatcacctgaccgaaggaaggccagaagcgaaccaaagcatgtcaagccatgtataagagatgattaatgattagcaaagttcATTCATGATTGATCAGTGATTTGATCtaagtggattagggtggattaaggtgtattcaggaggattaaggttgattaaggTCAATTAAGGTAGACTAAGCTGGATTAAGGGGAATTGCAGTAGGCTTTACCAAactttcgccttcgcgtctcttaggcgatcGCTAAAGACacctggagtttttttttttttttaaagaggcgTCGCCATAGATGACACGCAGTTCAGCTTTGTTTCGAACGAGAAGGGAAGCAATGATACAAACGTGTTGCTAAGTTAAAACTGCAAAATGTGAAGGCTCGAAACTTTGCGGAAATCGGCAATCCGGTTTCGCTGTACTAGTCCTGTATACCTGGCTCTCCTGCTTACGCAATGCTCGGCATGTGTTTATTGTGACCAGAATCTGGCGAAACCTGTGGCGAATCTATGAGATAAAGGATAACATCGTCcatctacatacatacatgcatgcatgcatgcatgcatgcatacatacatacatacatacatacatacatacatacatacatgcatacatgcatgcatgcatacatgcatacatgcatgcatgcatgcatgcatgcatgcatacatgcatgcatgcatacatacatacatgcatacatacatgcatacatacatggcAACAACTTTTCACGCTGCCCTTGTCTCGTTCTGCCTTTATTTTGAGGACCATCTGCGCGTTGATTTTTGGGAACTAGGTGCTACCCATGGTTGCCGGGCGTTTCCGGGCGTTGTTTGGTTGGCGGTAGTTTTCAATGACGCCCGCGTTCCGATCGGCCCTCACTACGCACAAGCGCTCTACTCTTGGCCTACACTGCCGTCCTCGACGCTGAATGCACGCATCGCCTCCTAGAGGAGGCGATGATGCGCGCTTTGTAGCCATTTTGCTGACCCGTCTTTACGTGCTCTTCTGcttacgtggccagcacgctgttgaaaCGCCAACTACACAAGCGCCCTCTTCAGGCCATGGACGATTGTAATCTTTACACTTTCACAGCCCAGTACGCGGcatccacagcccagcacctgcatttttgtcgcataggaaagcaagcacagtgCATGCCGTGCGCACAAACTGTGAAATGCTGCTGCGGTGGCGCGGGcagggatgcgcggaggcgagcgccatctggtagtgttgcaaggaaccTAGTGGTGCGCGCGAGCGAGGGCACAGCATCACCGCCCGGAGAGCCTGGAGaagcggcaaagaaagcttttcttTAAAGAAAGATAAGGAAATGTACGTTCCCTTTGAACTGCACTTGCCGCTGCAATCTTCACCTAACATTGACTAACGTAAATGGACGAGCTCTGCTACGCGACACAGGGCGTTGTTCTcgtctctcaatttttttttttcacgcgtcgTAATGGCGCGGGTGGATACAAAAGACGCGAGTAAGTGTGCACAGCTTTTACGACAGTGTCAACTTGCCAAAATGTTCGTGATGTTCAGTGCGCCGTAAACGACAACGCAGAAAGACTGGATCACGCTTGTTCCGTCTTTACCTTTCCTTGTTGTTTTTCCCTCCGCGTTGTCATCATGGCTAAATTCCAGCTCGCCCGGTTCTCCATCCTTGCATACACTTTTTTCTCAAAAGGACCGATTGAAATCAAAACCCAAACCTATGTGCCTAACCACGGGTCCTCTTTCTGTATTCTGAGTAGCTTGTAACTTTACTGAAACCTCTAATGAAGTTCTGGTTGTCATTCTGAAGCGAAGCAACACGTAAAGCTGCGTCCGAGACATGAACGTATGAGGCAGCGTAATTAGCACTGACCGGGCAGCAGCGTGAGGAAGACAATGATGAGTATCAGGCAGGAACCGCATATGTAGAGCAGCGAGGTCCTTAGGACATGGTCGTCGACTCGCATCCGAAGGTGGCGTCGACGACGCAGCAGCTGCTCCTCGGACGACgccgtggtggcggcggcggcggcggcagcggcggctgcctgCTGTCCTTGtgcttcctcctcttcctcaACCTTGGCCGcctctcgcttgcttgcttgctttctcctTAAACCATGGAGGTCACCCACTACGGGTGATTGGCCAGGCAATCTGTGAGAGGAGAGGGTACGAATGAGTGAATGGGGTACGTTAAAGcgaacctttattttttttttcctcttcgccCAACTTTTCAGCTTCTGCCTGCTGCCTCGCATGATTGACCGGTAACGGACATAAAGTGCAAACAACCAGTGGATATAGGGGCAACCGACCTGGTCCACGGCGGCACGTGATGCACGCAAGGTCGGGCATGAGCTCCAACACAAATGCGCCATCACCGTCATTCCGTCATCATCCTTTCAACGCCCTCATGTGACCATTCCTTTGTTGTCACGCCGCCGTCACTCTCGCCATCGTCGCGCTGTCGTCATGATTACTTCGTCATCATTCCGTTGTCTCcttcgtcatcatgccgtcgtggtcattccgtTGTCGACATACAGTGGTCACCGTGCATTCCTATACTGTGGTTatgatgccgtcgcggtcgttccaCCATTGTCATTCCGTCATCGTCATTTCagcatcgtcatcccattgtcgtgcCGTGGTCGTCGTTCCAGTGTTGTCATCTTGTTGCCGTCATACCGTCACTGTAATACCGCCGTTATCACGCAAGCGTCGTCATCCAATTGTCACGCCGTCGCGGTTGTTCCAGcgttgtcattccgtcgtcgtcattacAGCTTCGCAGTTTTTTTGTCGTTATCGTCGTCATATTGTCATCGTCGTTTCGGCGTGGTCGTCTCATTGTCGTCGTATCGTTATCATCACGCGCCGTCTGCATCACACCATTGCCATCATATCGGGACCATCTtcgtgacatcactgtcattgCAACGTCGTCACCCagtgtcatcatgccgtcgtctttCCTACGCCGTCGTCGTTATACAGTCGTCTTCATTCCATCGTCATGTCCCTATCGTCACTATGTCATTGTCATGCAACCGGcgtcgtgccgtcgtcatcatTACATCATCAGTCTATCCTTGTGTTTCCAGTTTCGCCATACCACGGTCGTCACGCCATTGGCGTCATGCCATAATCATCATACCGTCATCGTTGTACAGTAGTTGCCATGCCATCGCTGCAATGTCGGCATTCCATTGTCACCATACCGTCGTCTTCATACCGTCCTCAACATTCGTAGAATTCGCGCGGCGAAGTGTTTAAGCTGGGTGAGGTATTTCCCTGTGAAGATGTGTTCAACCTAATCGTGCCCTCTATAGGCTGTTTGTTTTAGCAgcaccacattaaaaaaaagttgcCCGTGTAGGTAATCAACGTAATCATATTATTTAACTTCTTGattaattactttgcggcacgtatttaaatctacgaattgTAAATAGTGCTCTCgcgaggcatatccacttggaactaattcCGAGTGTGGCACCGGTTTCGATATATGCAGCATCAAGCTTGCGGTAATAATTCACTTTTGTTCCACTTATCTTTTTCTATGCAAATGgtagttttatgcattgaagtgcaaaagtaattggaacgccaatgcattttgtcgGACACCTTGAAAATTTATAGTTTGAAACTGGTGTAGTCCTAAGACCTCGAtcgaagtggatacgccttgcaaactcgccgGCTTCAATTAGCGAATTGAactatgtgccgtaaagtaattgatTAGAAAGGTAAATAGTGCAATTATTTATTCGATTACACATTTTGaattctcgtagaagtaatggctgcctcatcgagtaatatAGCTCAATGTTTATAATTGTTGTAACTGCCACAGGCAATTCTTAAAAATTTagtgcagcaaaagaaaaaaccACCTGGTATATTAGCAAGTGGTCGCCAAACAAGAACTATGTTAAATAGCAATGAGAGCTTCGCTTCAATCGATTGCCACAGCGCGCGGGattcgcatttcttttcttttttctttttataatgcGATAACGTTATAGACAGACTGCACCCACATTTTAGGCATCCGTCTGAAGAAAATTATGGGCCGACACCGAATGCAGTGCAACCTGGGGCAGCGTCTCAAAGCGCCAGCTGCCACGAGAGAAGAACGCGAGAAACTGTCACGTGACGCGCGTGCCAGACGTTCGAAAGAGTTACTTTGGCATGAGAGAAGCCTGCGTGCGATCGTTGCccaatggttagagcattgggct
It includes:
- the LOC129382542 gene encoding chitinase-3-like protein 2 is translated as MASAKLPGQSPVVGDLHGLRRKQASKREAAKVEEEEEAQGQQAAAAAAAAAATTASSEEQLLRRRRHLRMRVDDHVLRTSLLYICGSCLILIIVFLTLLPGALLNYLRRINFLKDVVASDIEMDSEVAFLASARGGRAALLDSGNPAVFCHLNLSAFARPGNYRYTVHDVPANVCTHVVFPLHALDDWFDDMLNYDAYQRAQHPSLYASMEYLKKRKALQVLVYVDAEQDQHGRRHILDWIDSDLNNEMLAMVFARNLVKWLLSNQLHGLVVEGMFPVPESQRGAMIRLLKKMHTLFKQANLILVAVVEEYSALTHQKAFGKRLKPFVDFLVIRNRKQHEAFFHQVLEGLPDAPAAADVTPEAGLPLETVRQAIISGLPRRQLLVSLEMDTATLRVESNTTLPGLEGPLTNTPGLLAYFEVCTLFKDNSWSNANVTELGNPVALKENEAVSYENAESVHRKALLVRNYTLGGIMMWDVTSDDYRGVCGVVNPLSRAAGAAMAGA